Part of the Drosophila pseudoobscura strain MV-25-SWS-2005 chromosome 2, UCI_Dpse_MV25, whole genome shotgun sequence genome, ACGTCGACTAAAGCTTGGTAAAATGTATTTCGGTAAAGCCGAACAAAGGAGCAAAGTAGCCgagcacacatacacacacagaaacacttgcacgcacacacactcgtgccGAGCAATTTACTTGCGCTTTGTTGTGCAGAAAGCGGAAGATTTTAATGATGCTGCCGTCGGGCGTCGGCACTGGTAATGGTACCAGCACTGGTGGAGTGGTGCCACTGGCATTTGGCGTTTCCGGCAACCACTGATGATGAGACGCCACTGCcgatttaaattaattactgctaaatatttgcttttgcCGCCACTTGATGCAGTCCGACGAAAGTCGGTGGGAAATTGGCTCTCCCGCCATGTTATGTGATGGTGTGGAAATCGATGGTGGTGCCGGATAGGTAGCCATCGATACACGTAGCTCTGACTACTACTAGCTGCCAACAGGCAGCGTCATAACAGACGCCCAAGAAACAAGACAAACagaattaatttaatttgctcAGTGAGCGAACCAGGATGTAGACTTCGTCCCGGCGTGTCGGTGTTCGTGTCTGCATGCGAGTATCAGGGATTAAGTCCCATGAAGtttaatgcaatttaaaaCGCATCAATTTTCTGTGACACTGCAGCGGACGTTGTCATCTTCGCGCTGTGGCGAAGAATGGATTTTCATGCTGCCATGTGCGTGGAAAATGCCATTTAAGCAGCAATAATAAAGCAGTTCCATGGGATGCATGCAGTGCGTCCTTTACCTGGCTGAGACTGAGCTGCCACATAAACTTCAGGCGCTTGGCTTTGCGCCTCGACGGCAATAAGGGTTTTTCTCCACATACTcttaatttattataaatatgCAGCGACCACGAATTACCTCTCGGTGCAGCCACTTGATTGAGCTGTTATTGATGGGttcaacaatttaattttgccAATTCTTTGACTGATCATTGTCTGTGGCTGGTATCAGGCAGGTATGAGTATTGTATTATGCGGTGGTCGTTGGAAATTAGAGCTTCCACATTGAGGTCGAAGAGTGGCTCAAGATTGAGGCAAAGTTTTCGACCTTAGGGGTGTTTTCTCTTTTAAGGTCTGAGTTTTCCCAACTGCCGCTGGAATGTATTGTTTCAGCTGGTCCTCTCCATCGCCATGGCCCAGACTTTGCTCCTGTTGCATGCAACTTCTTTAACTTCGCCGTCGAGTTGATCAAATATTTCGGTGTTTGCGCCAAGTTGCAATCTGGGCCTGGGGTGGACGGCAAGCTTCTGGTCGCTTCTTGGCCTCCTCTTCAACAATGgcaagaaagaaaataaatagtgCGAATAATTTAAAAGCAAACTCTGAGTTTGTTGGCTTTGGGTAATTTATTTTGTCTTCAAAACTTATGCAAATTGTTGAACTGAATACGGCCACTTTCCACAGCTAGCAACTTCCGACGTACAGCACTTGGATCTACAACAAAGAGCCCAACAGCTCAACAGATCGGTGCCCAGAATCCTAAGCTCTACTGCGAAACATTCATCGATTCGTGGAGGAACATTGTAGTCGTCAAAATCCACCAAAATCTGTGGATCCACCAGCCTATTTTTTGGCATCCGATGCCTGTTCGAGAGTTTCCTGGCTGCTCGATTGATTGATAATGGCATTGTATTCGTTTGTCCACTTTCAATTGCAGGGAAACTGCATTGCCTAATATTACATTTAGCCTGGCATTGGCACAATGCCAATGGCAATTAGACGAAAGCTGTTACACCCGGTCGCGGACCGTAAATTCCGACCTACACACACCAGGCACTTGACAGTCTggtggaaaaaaaagaaagcgaTGCGAATCGGAGGAAGCGAAAATTTGCCAGATGTCTGACATATGTTGGAATAATTTATGCGAACGTTGAACCAACGAAGTGCCGCGCTGTCACcgaccagaaacagaaacagaaactgtgCTCCGATTCGGCTGCATTTAAATTTTGACATTTGTGCACACTGTCCCATCCTGACATACGTATCCTGGACTGTTTAATTCTGAAGCCCAGCATCGAGTTGGTGGTTAATTAACCCACATTCGTGATCGTTGTAcataattaaaagaaaataagcCCCGGGACCAACAAATAAACCCAGAGACAGACACTCACATTCAGCGACGTGGTAATGATAATAATGATAAAAGTGAAGCATCACAACGGCATTACCCACTTACTCGTACGCACAGAGGTTTTGATTTGGTAGTTGCAGAGCTCAAAAGTACCCTGTAACTAACGCTGTTTGTGGTTAGTTTGAACTTTGATCCGTGGATCGGCTTTATTCTTTTGTAAATGGACGTAAGCTTACATCTATGGGGAATAGTAAGTCGATGCCTTGCCTTCCGCCTCCGGCACTTTAATTGAAAAGAGcgaaatattgtatattaatTGCGACTTTTTCACATTTTACCGACTGCTGACATTTATCAGGCATTAATAATTACGTGTTAATACGTGAAATATGATTAAAATTTTATCAGTTTTCATGAATCACTTTTGCATGCGATTTCTCGCGGCCagcataatttttgtagccacgAATGACCGGACTGGCGGACTGCCGGTCAGCCGGACAGCTTGGCGGAGCCAGTGGCGTGCAAACAACGCCATTTTATTGGCTTCATTTGGCTGGATGACCGCAGTGAGAGCGAGACTGACAGTGCCACAATCGGGATTGCAGTCCCAGCCGGAGAGTAGGGGTGCCCGGGGTTGAGGTTCTGCCTCATTTGGTGAATTCTCAAACTGTTACGAGGCTGCTGCTCTAGTCAGCCTTTGTTATGCCACTTGCGGGGTGGGGGCAGCCCACTGTCATACaatgcgtatacgcaatgaaATGCGCCAAAGAAGCGGGGCAGCAGGGGGATCGAATAACCGCATGCGCTGGCCATTAAATGCAACAATAAATTCGGAAGTTCACTCAGTCCCGACGACTGCCATGGAATTTCCGAAATTTAATTAGTTGGCATTTAATGTTAAACATTTTCAGTGTCcttgccagttgccagttgccagcACCGCGGCTGtcattttgttttggcttgctttttattttgtttttcagttAATTAAACGCACGCAAACATTTCGCCATTCTAAATTATACGCAATTAAATTCCAAATTACTTTCGACTCAGTTTCCAGGGCTCCTTGGCAGCGTCGGCAATAACTTAGCTGAACATTTTATTGTAAGCCCCTGCTTCGCCAAATGTCACTTTTGATGGGCAACCATTCGAGCGTAATTAGGCTCTTCCTCCGACCATACCCTTTGATAAACATCCGAGCCCTGTCCAGATCCGGTTCCCCGTCGTCCCGCTGGAAAGTTAACTTTAACTTTGGCGCTGCAGAAGTTATTCGAAAGCCTTTAAGTTGTGTTTAACTTCGTTTGTCAGCCGTTGAAAATGGCACTGTCTGCCGACTTCattatgcaaaatgcaatacaCAAACCCATGCGAAGAGGCTGCTTGTCTTCCTTATGAGTTTTCATACTCAGACCTGCCCTACCCATACCCCCAGACCTACCCTCGTCCTGGCATCAGCTGCCTCGGTCTGATGGCATTTCCATTACCCTACCAGAGAGGAGTATCTGCCCGATTCGAGACTGTCTGGAAAACCCGAGCACTGAGTTAGGTCCTGGGAAAGAGCTCTAAGTATACCCACAAAAGTGTATGCTATATTTCTCAATTTTCTCACTACAATCTCCACAAAGGGATAATCCGCACAAGGGCATCTCGACATCGAATTGCTGATGGCACTGCCGCATGCCCGttcatatttttttgcatCACCTGTGAAGAGGAAGCGCACAGACAGAATCTGTGTGTCAGTGCATATTGGAATGGGTCCCTGCCGTACAGTGTCTGTGCCTCGCGCCGTGCGAgcataatatttatattattgcAAATGCGGCGCCACATTGCAACGACATGAAATGTTTGGCGTTGCATGAAAACCGAAACTTTATTTGCACTCCCACGACGCCGTCAACTGTGCCGTCGACTCACTACCAACAATAAAGACGCTGATGACGCAGACAGCAGTTTAGGGTTCCGCCTTCAGGGCCTCGCGAGCTGCTTTCAATCTGCGAATCTTCTTGCGCTGCTTCTTTTTGTGCTTTCTAATGATCGTCACAAAGACAACCAACTTTACTATGATCAGGAGGAGAATGGTTAGGACCGACAGACCCAGGCTGACGGACTTGCAGGCAACATCAAATTTGGAGAACAGAATGCTGATGTCCGTCGTTTCCTTAAATATCGAAAAACTCAGCAGCTTCATATGCGCAATCGCAGCCACTATGTTAGCCGCAATCATCACCAGCAAGGTCATCACCAGCTACATTCAGTGGAAACAGTAACATCTGATTTGGGCCAGGGTTAGGGATTAGGACGCGGTGCTTTCCACTCACCGCGTATCGCATGTGCTGGCGGGTCCGGGAGTAATTCGAATGGTACATCCAGGTGCTTAGGGCGTACAGAATGCAGAGGTAGGCGGTCCCTATGCTGATGACCTGCTGCAACAGCTGCTCATAACTGACGTAGAAGGGCAAAGTGTTGGCAAAGATGGCGGCATTTAGCACAGAGAAGACCTGCGGAGGACGGATGCGAATTGGATCTGGGTCAGTCAGCAATTGATACGCAGGTGCAACTAACCGCCGACAGCATGAGGATAACGGCAATGAGCTCCTTTCTGGAGAGCATAATAATGAGGGGTTCTTACTGGGAATTTCAAAAAGCAATACAACTGACCTTAGACTCAAGGCAAGCGAACAATCTAATGTTTTTTTGGGCTCACATTTCTGCGGTAATGTTGTGGTTATAGAAGCCATTTGTTCCCCATTTTCTGCGTAAATGTTTTACAGTTGCACACTGTTTTTTGCCTTGATGAATGGCCGCACCTTGTTGCTTCTGCCTGAGCTCCCTTTCCCTCCGAGCAAGGCCGTATAAGTCTCTATGGATTGCCGGGCTATTTGATGTGCACAAAATCAttcaaaacaaattgaaatttccaTTATAGGGCCACTGGCAGGAATGGGCGCTTATCTTACCCGCCCAGGCACGCACTAGCCCCATTTCCAGCCTCAGCGTTGGACGGGAaccggcagccagcagccaacagccgGCAACCGGCAGCCGGCGCTAATTCATCAACAGTAAAGGCAATTTAGATACTCATCTAACCGGATatcgacagacagacaggcaggcaggcaggcagccagaaGGCAACCGACTCCATGTAAGCAGATACCCTCATCCTCCTAGTCCTAGTCGaggctctcgctctccctttATCCGCCGCCCTTGTCTGCGGCGGCGAGCATCGCCGAGCGTCCTGCAGACAGGGTTTCATAAAATATTGATAGACGTGAAGTTGGCAgcgcacactcgcactcgtacccGCTTCCTGTTCGTGTCTGTCGCAGCCATAAATAATTTGCTGTAAATGCAATCGTGGGGTTATACGGGGCGTAACCGAGTCCGGCAATGGACTaaccgtaccgtaccgtaccaTACCCTTgtttcgggttcgggttcgggccTGGTAGGTAGCTGCGATGCTAATGGCAAGGCACACGGTGCGAAAGTGTTTCGTATGAATTATTCGCTGAGAGCCAATTTGGAGTCACGTTTACCAGCACAATTGAAACCGAACACCATCCTGAAGCTGCCATCGAACGGTGGTTGGATGCccgtctggggctggggctgtggcggGGGTTGTGGCGGGGGCTGGGGATAGGGCTGGTTGGCGCCATTGCCACCCACAGTACGATATGACGCTCCCTCTGTGCTGTCGAAATGTTGTAATTTGTTATGTCTGCCActgtagctgctgcttctgctacGAGTATCTTGTGCTTTTTAATAGCTATTCGCTGGCTGCCTTAGCCGCTCGCCTGTTGTGCCTTTATCGTTGCCGCCGAAACCACCCCGCCCTACATGCGGCGGCCTGGTGCATGGTAATGTGTATTTAATGACCCCATCTCATGTACACGCCGGAACATAATGCTCGcccgcctgctcctgctcctgctcctggcctTGGTCATGAGCACCCGTTGTCCCCAACGGTCTCGGGGGCGCCTAATGTCCACTGACCGCAGCCATCTGACAGAGCAGGATGCCTGACTGGTGCCAATAAAGAAGCCTCCTGCGCCTTTTGGCACgcatttcaatttgctgcttcttttttttttattgtatgcGTTCATAAAACGTGAGCACTAATGTGCGGACAAAGCACCCTAATTGTCCGCCAGCCCCGCCTTCGTATCTCTGGTATCTTTGATTATTGGGGGATAGTCTTTTATATTTGGTTTTGAGTATTCCATATGTGGAAAAGGGGTCCAGAGACCCCTATCTATGAATGGTGTGagtatgcacatacatacatatacaggATGTCAAATTGTGTCCATTCTTAACCTGAGAGGTGATTAAATTACATTAATCTGCACTCGAGGGCCCACAGTCTGCTGTGGCTAATTAATATGCATTCTGTAGTTATCCTAAGATGGAGTACGATGACTTGGAGCCCCTAAGCAATATCTTCACAGACGaccaaacagcaacaataccCTTAAGGGGTCATAAGTGCCTTATTTACTCGACTGCTCAGCTGATTGGCACTTTCTCTCAAACAATTGTCCCTAATTGCAGACACTTCATGATAGTCGcactgcttctgctcctgccctcTGCCACCACAGTAGGACCGAGGAGATGGTCTCGCACGCCTCCTCGTTCTTCCAATCCCCCAGTTCAATACAATTTTCATTCAGTTTTCATCGCAAAAGATGGGAATATGATAGGAAGATGgagaaatttgcataaagctTTTAACCTAACGATGCGACATTTGCTTTTTATGTGATTCATGGCCCTGCCCCACTCTGAAACAGAAAGTGCAACGATATGCCCCCTCGCCAGCCCCCACCAACTTCCGCACAATTATACGACAATTTTAGACACAACAATCGCTTTCAATGACCATCAGCAGAGAGAAACGAATGGTTGGATCTGGATACTGGGCTGGATGCTGGACCAAGacttttgatttcgatgcggCTGGGTTGCTTAAGCAGATTGATGCCACCTCTGGAGTGGGTAAAAGCTTCCACAATGGCTGACAGGGAGCTTGCCCCGACCCGCCACGGCCCGCCTCCACGGctgcttttattattattctccGGCGTCTGCCTGCAACTGTCAGTTGGGTAATTTATAATGAAGTTTCCTTATTGACAATGGCAGGCGGGAATTCCCCCGCCAACTCGCAGCAGAATGACGATTCCGACTCGGATTCGCCTTGGAGTTCGCGTTTGCTTTCGAATTTCCGCTGCACTGATTTTAGTTGGCATGCATGCCGCTCGGCATAAATTATGGACAACAATGATGCTCGGGCTCCTGCGTGGAGGGTGCGATGCAATAAATTGCTTGTCAAATCGCGACTCCACTGACAGGCAGCTAACTAAGAAGTTTGCCAACCGATTGGatggcaaacaaataacaatCAAAATCACTTCTCGACCCCAAGTCGATTTATATGAGAAATCACAGCATTGAGGCCCTAATCGCTGAGGCCAGCCGCATCATGAGATCGTCAATCGTTTTGATTTATTGCCATTTTATTTGCGCATATCCTTATTTACTTTGTGTCGACTTATGGCTCAGGCCTCGGACCCGACTcttgcctgtctgcctgcctgcctccctgccccgGGCACGACCCCAATCGCTGCCAGCAGTCGTCAGCCTCGACTGGGGGCTATTTTATTGTTCGATACGTTATCAGAGAGCGGTCCAAGGCCGGCCCAGAAGATGgcaaatatcataattttagCAGGACCCGCTGCCTTGTGTTTGCTCGTCCTGTCACAGTGCCGTGCCGAGCATAAATCTAAATTAAATGCCTTTTTGAACAGCGGCaggaaagaagagaaaaagaaattaTTCATATTCAGCACATTGTCACTTGTTGTGGCCGAGAAAGCGACTTGGACTCGGACTTGGACGTGGAATTGGAcgtggacttggacttggagtTTAACTATTACTCCgctggggactgggactggcctGCTTAGTGGCCTGcggaaataaatattaatcatTGTGTAATAATTTTCTGCTGTCAGCTAAATTTAAGCAAAGTATTCATAATCCACAAGTAAGAACCGCTTTTGACAAATCGTTTTGCGGGCCAGCcgtattaatatttatatttacgaGTGTATTCCTTGCCAGCCAGGACTAGggttgcctgcctgctgctggcgatgccTCTGGCGCAGGtcgaggcagtggcagttaaAATGCTTTTAAACTTGGCAAAGTTGTGCGTGTGCGGCATTCACTGATTTGATTTCCTTAATGCtgttttcatttgtttctCTCAACTTTTTCCGCAGTTGGGCGCAACTGTAAATCAGTTCTATCTGTGGCCAGATCCTTTGATGTCGGGCTAGGgttacggctacggctacggctaggGCAACGGTTAGTTCTAGGAATGGGCATGGGCCTGGGTCTGAGGCTGGGCCTGGCCAGAGTAAACGAGATTGCAATAATCAAAATGTAATAAACAGGCCGGAGAGAGATTCTTTCACACATCTCCACTCAcgggcacacgcacacacacccggatacacacgaaaaaaaaagcgcTTTCAACTCCTGTTGGGTCAAACAAAAACGTTGCTTATGCATGGGTCCTGTACGCTGGCGGCTTTGTCCTTTGGTTGACTCTTGGCATTCGATGCACGTAACGCATTGTTTGAATTTCATGGCGACTTTATGAGTTTTGTAATCAGGTTTGTGAGCAAACAGACCCAAACTCACACCAaaccaccccccacacacaggcacacacacgcacacacatgcacatgctaGGTCGTGTTAACCTGCCCATAAATATTGTTTCTAGACGCCGCCGCTCAGATGTGGGCGTGTTGACAAGTCGACCGCCTGTTAATGCTAATGAAACCTGAGCGGGCTCAAAGTGTGGGCCTCGGAGTTTGGGCTCTCCTCCTATTAAGCCATTTTGTGGTCTACAAAATCCACTTAAAGCGTCTGGCAACaaaggaaaatattttattgcagACTTTTATACGCAGACATTACCTGCAACGCACCTCGGACCAGCCCGGACCGGCATTGGTAAAAATTCTCAACAATGTGATTTATACCAGTATGCAGTCTGGAAGCACTTAAAactagacacacacacacacacaatagaCTAGCCACACCCCCAACGCCTCCTTTGTTGTTTGCTGCCACTTTTGGATCACTTCCAGGGCTTATGTAGTCAGCGCCGTCTGTGACCGTCCCCCCGCCACCCTTGGGTGGCAGGGTCAGCCGCACAAAAGCCGCCTTGTAGCTGGTGCTGATGGCCAGAAATTAACTAGGCAGCACTATTGGCTACAAAGTTGCCACGCCAGAAACAATGGAACACTCATGCACTGAGAGTGTGATCCCTGCCATCTcgccaaagcaaacaaatacaGCTTCATTGTCCCACCTCGTCCCATCCCCACCCATCAGatgccatcccatcccatcgaATCTCATTCCAGCTCTGTTTGCATGTCTGGCCATCGGCCGTCCACTTCGAagcattaaataaatatttgccataCTCGGCAGGAATTTTGAGCCCCTAGTGCCGCAGCCTACAACAACCCTCGACCCCTCCCCCCCAGACAAGAAGGAATATTCTAAATATCGTATCATCAGCATTTTTCGATAGAGTCGCCCCGGACATGGGGCCACGTCACACAGCCATGCGGTCTGTGGGCAGTCCGGTGCTtagcatttattttttgatttggGTATTTAAGGTGTGGATGGATGTGTGAAAGGCGGCCGTGCGTGTCCGGGCCAGGGCTGGGTACCACTGCGACCCGATGGTCGATGGTTGGGTGGCTAGTGTCAATACTCGCATGACAGTATCCCTGCGAGTGTGCCGACAACTTAAGTGGAATTTTGTTTGCTCCAGCGGTGCAATCAGATGATATTAATCGCGAATGAAGGACAGTTATTAGTTTCTGGATAAAGGTTTCGATAGCAACAAACTAGGGACTGAAAGCCACATCGAAATTTATTGCCGACCTTATACCATACAGCTATTAGAAGAGCTCCTATTTTAATCCATAATGATGAATGCGCCCATCTGGCGTTATTTCTTTAAACAACTATAAATATATTGCTCTGTCTAACTAAAAGACTCGAATGCCCCTCTTCTCAACGCTTAACGTAAATTTATTAGAATATGTAGTttgaatgtgcaatattggaAGTGGGCCCAGGTTGTCTATGTTTTCTTTCGGACAGTGTGATCGTACAATATCATGAACCCGTACAGGTCAGACTTAATCATGGTGCGTTTGACATTGCTATTAAATGGGGTTCTCCGGTTTGTTACCGGAATGAGCTTGTGATCGCCTTTGTGAATGAAGAGGAGGCCGTGCTCTGCATGGGCCACGGTTGTGTAGTTGTCATTGTCGTTTGCGAAGATCTTTCGGCTGCGCCAGTCGTAGAATACCACGTCGGAGGGCTGGGGACGCAGTAGCTTCTTCTCCTGGAAGATGGCCGGCCAGTTGACGGCATTGGGTCCGTCGAGTCTGAAGTTCCGCAGACTTGACTCAAAGTCTATATAGCCGGATATGGCGAAGCCGCTCTTCTGGTGTACCTCCAGGAAAATTATGGTCTGTTTGGAGAGTTAGGTCTGTTCATCTGTGCtgtattgtttttattgctcATACGCACCGAGATCTCCTGCTGCACGTTAGCAGCCTCACGTTCGGCCAGCGCCACGAGAGCAGCATCATCTCCCTTCAAATAAGGGCTGTAATAAGCATGCAAGACTACTGACGGATGCAGCAGAGCTTCCACTTGTTTCTTGGCCATTAGAAACTGTTCCTCATTATAGACATTACCATTGTCGCGGTATCCGAGTTTCGTCACGGTTCGCACGGTTCTATGACACGGCAGATAGCGATAGTCCTGGACGATGGCAAACGACCTCAGATAATCCTCGTAATTGTGGTACTTGACCACGTTGAAGTCCGTCATCGCTCTCACCACCTAACGACCGCTcaaaaatgtatctgtgtctgtttgtaaatatatttccctTTTTAGTTTTACTGGTATTGTTGTAGTATTTGTTATAGTAGTGTCTGTGTTGCTGACTAAAATCACATAGGCTATTACTTTGACATACATTTCACTATTTTCCACACTAGCGTAATCCCTGTTAACCACGATCAGATGGTATTTTCAAAAGGACGGATTGCAGCATTACAGCACGTACGGAATCAAACCGCAAATTATGAAACAGTTCACAAAAGCCCTCTCCCTTTAATATCTGGACTTTGGGGTATTTTTGAATACAGTTTGTTTTAATACCACTCGATTTTGTGACCTATCCGCTGCTATAATATCAACACACATCAATATACGAAAACAtgcattaattttatttgtccTTCAGCTCTTTCGCGGATAACCAGCAGTACATACATggcacatatatgtacacaagCCTTGACATGTTTATCCTTATCAGACCAAATTTGGACCCAAAAATTCAGAGCCGGGGGAGTGTTTAAAGGGGAGTCTCTGCCTATTTAAATTTATCAACACTTAGGGAACACACCCGAATTCGCGCTCCGAGCACGCACACGTGAAGAGCCGAACAGCTGGCATAACAATAGCAAAAATTGTCAATGCGTGCTCAACATTCGAATCGGAAATAATTAACTTGCATGCTAATTAGTTGAACTGTCAATAGGAGGCTCTGGGACCTCGAGTATTTATTGACATTAAAACGACCCGCACACGCGGCACACGAGCCGGAAAGAGTGCTCCTGTTGTTTACGGCCCAATGAGTGGCCTGCCTGCCCGATGCCTGCGATAACTGAAATGTGTTTTAGTTGCATAAATCCCCACTCAAGCGATGGGGTCTATGTCTATCTGGCATTTAAATATATCAAGTGGCAGCCCTGATACTCGCTGTTATTTACATGGACCCAGGCGCAAACACGCACACGGAGCCATCAACAACTGCAATATCAGCAAGCTCTTTGCGAGTGTAATTTAAGGCCTCAGTATAAATCATCAGGTcacccacagcccacagcccagaGCCCACATGCCTGCAGACCCCCATCAGCCACTCACTCACACGAAGAGACAATTCTGTAAAACACTTTGAGCGTCCCTTCCTTTCGCAGCCATGGCGCTGCCTGGGCATGTGTTGAATAAATTTATTGTTGTGCATAATGCTGCCCAAGACCGCAAACTTAAAAAATTGCCATCACGACTATGAATATAAAATGCATTGCATTTGTGAAGAGCAGCGACTGCAAGTGCAGTCCAGAATAGATGTCCCCTCATACGAGGAAGATGTGTGGAAGATGGCACCATTTAAGAGCATGAGGAATGGTCGCGACAAAGCGCGATGCTCCTTCAGATGCTGCCTTGTAGTCATAATTATGAATATTAATTGCAGTGTGACCCGAGAAAACGTTTTCCACAGGCGGATGTCACGCCCTAAGCGGCTGGCGACAGCCAATCCCAATCCCTAAAATGCTATGCAAATAGACTCAAAACTAATGGCGCAAAAAGGAGTCTATGAATACATCACAGAAGATTAAGTCCCCAATGATGTGAAAGGGGATGAATGCGCCAAAAAGTGCCTGACTCCCCGAACCCTAACTCGAACACGCCCAAACCCATATGCACAAACAGACAGAACCTAAACAAATAGACGCAGAAAGTATTCCTCCAGAAAGTGATACGTTACGGCTCCGTTTCCAATGTCAGAGAAACAAACAGTCCATACTAGGGACATTcattaaatatgcatatgTCGATATCATGATGAAGATACACGACTTACTAGAAGGGTATCTGAGGAACATTAAGAATGTATGAGGACAGCC contains:
- the LOC4801390 gene encoding uncharacterized protein isoform X1 yields the protein MLSRKELIAVILMLSAVFSVLNAAIFANTLPFYVSYEQLLQQVISIGTAYLCILYALSTWMYHSNYSRTRQHMRYALVMTLLVMIAANIVAAIAHMKLLSFSIFKETTDISILFSKFDVACKSVSLGLSVLTILLLIIVKLVVFVTIIRKHKKKQRKKIRRLKAAREALKAEP
- the LOC4801390 gene encoding uncharacterized protein isoform X2; translated protein: MLSRKELIAVILMLSAVFSVLNAAIFANTLPFYVSYEQLLQQVISIGTAYLCILYALSTWMYHSNYSRTRQHMRYAMLLFPLNVAGDDLAGDDCG
- the LOC4801391 gene encoding cilia- and flagella-associated protein 299; translation: MTDFNVVKYHNYEDYLRSFAIVQDYRYLPCHRTVRTVTKLGYRDNGNVYNEEQFLMAKKQVEALLHPSVVLHAYYSPYLKGDDAALVALAEREAANVQQEISTIIFLEVHQKSGFAISGYIDFESSLRNFRLDGPNAVNWPAIFQEKKLLRPQPSDVVFYDWRSRKIFANDNDNYTTVAHAEHGLLFIHKGDHKLIPVTNRRTPFNSNVKRTMIKSDLYGFMILYDHTVRKKT